A DNA window from Rhizobium sp. NXC14 contains the following coding sequences:
- the leuB gene encoding 3-isopropylmalate dehydrogenase, translating into MTARNLFLLPGDGIGPEAMGEVRKIIAYMNEAMNAGFVTDEGLVGGCAYDAHGAAISEADMQKALAADAVLFGAVGGPRWDSVPYEVRPEAGLLRLRKDLQLFANLRPAICYPALASASSLKPELVEGLDILIIRELTGGVYFGEPKEIIDLGNGQKRGIDTQVYDTYEIERIAGVAFEMARTRQNRVCSMEKRNVMKSGVLWNQVVTETHKAKYSDVELEHMLADAGGMQLVRQPKQFDVIVTDNLFGDMLSDVAAMLTGSLGMLPSASLGAPDGKTGKRKALYEPVHGSAPDIAGKGIANPIAMIASFAMCLRYSFNMVKEADDLEKAIANVLDKGIRTGDIMADGCRQVGTVEMGDAILAEFKALSA; encoded by the coding sequence ATGACTGCGCGCAATCTTTTCCTGCTGCCGGGTGACGGCATCGGTCCCGAGGCGATGGGCGAGGTCCGCAAGATCATCGCCTATATGAACGAGGCGATGAATGCCGGTTTCGTAACCGACGAAGGCCTTGTCGGCGGTTGCGCTTACGATGCCCATGGCGCGGCGATCTCGGAAGCCGACATGCAGAAGGCGCTTGCCGCCGACGCCGTTCTCTTCGGCGCGGTCGGTGGTCCCAGATGGGATAGCGTACCTTACGAAGTGCGCCCGGAAGCAGGCCTGCTCCGCCTGCGCAAGGACCTGCAGCTCTTCGCCAACCTGCGTCCCGCCATCTGCTATCCGGCGCTTGCCTCGGCCTCGTCGCTGAAGCCGGAACTGGTCGAAGGCCTCGACATCCTGATCATCCGCGAGCTGACGGGCGGCGTCTATTTCGGCGAACCGAAGGAGATCATCGACCTCGGCAACGGCCAGAAGCGTGGCATCGACACGCAGGTCTACGATACCTACGAGATCGAGCGCATCGCCGGCGTCGCCTTCGAAATGGCCCGCACAAGGCAGAACCGCGTCTGCTCCATGGAAAAGCGCAACGTCATGAAGTCGGGCGTGCTCTGGAACCAGGTGGTGACCGAAACGCATAAGGCGAAATATTCCGACGTCGAGCTCGAACATATGCTGGCCGATGCCGGCGGCATGCAGCTGGTGCGTCAGCCCAAGCAGTTCGACGTCATCGTCACCGACAATCTCTTCGGCGACATGCTTTCAGACGTCGCCGCCATGCTGACCGGTTCCCTCGGCATGCTGCCCTCGGCCTCGCTCGGCGCGCCGGATGGTAAGACCGGCAAGCGCAAGGCGCTCTATGAACCGGTGCACGGCTCGGCCCCCGACATCGCCGGCAAGGGCATTGCCAACCCGATTGCCATGATCGCCTCCTTCGCCATGTGCCTGCGTTATTCCTTCAATATGGTCAAGGAAGCCGATGACCTGGAAAAGGCGATCGCCAACGTGCTCGACAAGGGCATCCGCACCGGCGACATCATGGCCGACGGCTGCCGGCAGGTCGGCACGGTCGAGATGGGCGATGCAATCCTCGCCGAATTCAAGGCGCTTTCGGCCTGA
- the lpxE gene encoding lipid A 1-phosphatase LpxE translates to MRAFWASLDRRWRRSDAAMPPLRWQACLFITINAVILSMLLFDAPIGASKPPAPVKQIGELLTGFGDSAWLIYTSILLFFQGRAGYKLLKAARSRAQALYVSWIGAYLFTTVVCSGLLANLLKRAIGRARPDHFHDYGMFSFTPFSGHAAFESFPSGHSTTVGAFFAAFALLFPRYRILFIAFAIWLAMTRVMVGAHYPSDVIAGLAFGGWFSLLTAIVYARCGLLFKLAPDGWPLAKHLFPDAKKPGAL, encoded by the coding sequence ATGCGGGCATTTTGGGCTTCCCTGGACAGGCGCTGGCGCCGGAGCGACGCTGCGATGCCGCCTTTGCGCTGGCAGGCTTGTCTCTTCATCACGATCAACGCCGTCATCCTTTCCATGTTGCTCTTCGATGCCCCGATTGGCGCGAGCAAGCCTCCCGCGCCGGTGAAGCAAATTGGCGAGCTTCTGACCGGTTTCGGTGATTCCGCCTGGCTGATCTACACCAGCATCCTGCTCTTCTTTCAGGGCAGGGCAGGCTACAAGCTGTTGAAGGCGGCGCGCTCCAGGGCACAGGCGCTTTATGTCAGCTGGATCGGCGCCTACCTTTTCACTACGGTCGTCTGCTCCGGGCTTCTCGCCAACCTCCTGAAACGGGCGATTGGAAGGGCGCGTCCCGACCACTTCCACGATTACGGCATGTTTTCTTTCACGCCTTTTTCAGGTCATGCCGCTTTCGAAAGTTTTCCCTCCGGCCATTCCACCACGGTCGGCGCCTTCTTTGCCGCTTTTGCGCTTCTGTTTCCGCGTTACCGCATTCTCTTCATCGCCTTCGCCATCTGGCTTGCCATGACGCGCGTCATGGTCGGTGCGCACTATCCGAGCGACGTTATCGCCGGTCTTGCTTTCGGCGGCTGGTTCTCACTGCTGACGGCGATCGTCTATGCCCGTTGTGGCCTGCTCTTCAAACTGGCGCCGGACGGCTGGCCGCTCGCCAAGCACCTGTTCCCCGACGCGAAAAAGCCCGGCGCCTTGTGA
- a CDS encoding MFS transporter, whose product MANVTSIDGAKAGPMTGEEKKVIFASSLGTVFEWYDFYLYGSLATYIGATYFTQYPEATRNIFTLLAFAAGFLVRPFGALVFGRLGDLVGRKYTFLVTILIMGMSTFLVGILPGAASIGIAAPIILIGLRLLQGLALGGEYGGAATYVAEHAPNGRRGYFTSWIQTTATLGLFLSLIVIILVQSLMGPVQFAAWGWRIPFLVSVVLLGISVWIRLKMNESPAFQRMKAEGKGSKAPLTEAFGQWKNAKIALIALLGATMGQAVVWYGGQFYALFFLQNVLKVDLFSANVMVAIALFLGTPFFVIFGGLSDKIGRKPIIMAGLLLAAVTYQPLFKAMTWMANPALAEAQASIRATVTADPADCKFQFNPTGTSKFTSSCDVATAFLTKNSVPYDVVPGPAGQPATVKVGNSTITSFDVVAAGDKAKGMTAAFEKGVNIALHDAGYPLKRAAAKVPDSKLDAFIAANPELALTADAVRAGDKETMPAAKLLEGKLLTADEANGVTDMAVYNIANGGAFAMVADPARVNWVGTIAILFVLVIYVTMVYGPIAALLVELFPTRIRYTGMSLPYHIGNGWFGGLLPATAFAMSAAAGDIYYGLWYPIVFAAITLVIGLIFLPETKNRDIHAMD is encoded by the coding sequence ATGGCAAATGTCACAAGCATCGACGGCGCGAAGGCCGGTCCGATGACGGGCGAGGAGAAGAAGGTCATCTTCGCCTCTTCGCTCGGCACCGTTTTCGAATGGTATGATTTCTATCTTTACGGTTCGCTCGCTACCTATATCGGTGCGACCTACTTCACCCAATATCCTGAGGCGACGCGCAATATCTTTACGCTGCTCGCCTTTGCCGCCGGCTTCCTGGTGCGTCCGTTCGGCGCGCTGGTTTTCGGCCGTCTCGGTGATCTCGTCGGCCGAAAATACACCTTCCTGGTGACGATCCTGATCATGGGTATGTCGACCTTCCTCGTCGGTATCCTGCCGGGTGCGGCCAGCATCGGCATCGCAGCCCCGATCATTCTTATCGGTCTTCGCCTGCTCCAGGGTCTGGCGCTCGGCGGTGAATATGGTGGTGCTGCAACCTATGTCGCCGAACATGCGCCGAACGGACGGCGCGGCTACTTCACCTCATGGATCCAGACGACGGCGACGCTCGGCCTGTTCCTGTCGCTGATCGTCATCATCCTGGTCCAGTCGCTGATGGGTCCGGTTCAATTCGCAGCCTGGGGCTGGCGCATTCCGTTCCTGGTCTCGGTCGTGCTGCTCGGCATTTCCGTCTGGATCCGTCTGAAGATGAATGAATCGCCGGCGTTCCAGCGCATGAAGGCAGAAGGCAAGGGCTCCAAAGCGCCGCTGACCGAAGCCTTCGGGCAATGGAAGAATGCCAAGATCGCGCTCATCGCCCTTCTCGGCGCCACCATGGGCCAGGCAGTCGTCTGGTACGGTGGCCAGTTCTATGCGCTGTTCTTCTTGCAGAACGTGCTGAAGGTCGATCTGTTTTCGGCCAATGTCATGGTCGCTATTGCGCTCTTCCTCGGCACGCCATTCTTTGTCATTTTCGGCGGTCTTTCCGACAAGATCGGCCGCAAGCCGATCATCATGGCAGGCCTCCTACTTGCAGCAGTGACCTATCAGCCGCTGTTCAAGGCAATGACCTGGATGGCGAATCCCGCGCTTGCCGAAGCGCAGGCGTCGATCCGCGCAACGGTCACGGCCGATCCGGCGGATTGCAAATTCCAGTTCAACCCGACGGGTACGTCGAAATTCACCAGCTCATGCGACGTGGCGACAGCATTTCTGACGAAGAACTCGGTGCCATATGACGTCGTGCCGGGTCCCGCCGGACAACCGGCGACGGTGAAGGTCGGTAACAGCACGATTACCAGCTTCGACGTCGTTGCCGCCGGCGACAAGGCGAAGGGCATGACCGCCGCCTTCGAAAAGGGCGTCAACATTGCGCTCCATGATGCCGGCTATCCGCTGAAGCGAGCCGCCGCCAAGGTGCCGGATAGCAAGCTCGATGCCTTTATCGCCGCTAATCCTGAACTGGCGCTCACTGCCGATGCGGTGCGCGCCGGCGACAAAGAAACCATGCCGGCAGCCAAGCTGCTCGAAGGCAAGCTGCTGACGGCCGACGAGGCCAATGGCGTCACTGACATGGCAGTCTACAACATCGCCAATGGCGGCGCCTTCGCCATGGTCGCCGATCCCGCCCGCGTCAACTGGGTCGGCACGATTGCCATCCTCTTCGTCCTCGTCATCTATGTGACGATGGTCTATGGCCCGATCGCGGCCCTTCTGGTCGAACTCTTCCCGACCCGCATCCGCTACACCGGCATGTCGCTGCCCTATCATATCGGCAACGGCTGGTTCGGCGGCCTGCTGCCAGCGACGGCCTTCGCCATGAGCGCTGCCGCGGGTGATATCTATTACGGTCTCTGGTACCCGATCGTCTTTGCGGCGATCACGCTGGTGATCGGCCTGATCTTCCTGCCGGAAACGAAGAACAGGGATATCCACGCCATGGATTGA
- a CDS encoding FtsX-like permease family protein, with amino-acid sequence MIRFICADLRRLWAGSLVVVLLVALATALGVSVVLQERALRLGSARAADKFDLVIGAGGSETQLVLSSVFLQPSPLPLMPGEVLAKLAADPRVDWAAPIGFGDFFSSYPIVGTTTKMSNKLSGDLAEGKAFTHEGEAVIGSAVRLSLGDEIKPMHGSAEEGGETHTELAYHVVGRLRPTDTAWDRAILVPIQAVWHIHGLEAEEHAGDAEEDGHDHDHAGADRDAHDHHGKLDPEAVLKETWATDAPGLPAILVKPKTIADAYKLRRDYRNGNTIAVFPGEVLTNLYATLGDAKQILVVVASGAQALVAASLVLVTVIHIGQRRRQIGALRAFGAPRGAIFGIVFLEFFFLVAVGIALGFALGFAAALTLAGMLSQTSGIAMPVGFAREDAELTGVLLAFAGILAALPAVLAYRQSPAQALRA; translated from the coding sequence ATGATCCGCTTCATTTGTGCCGATCTTCGCCGCCTGTGGGCGGGATCACTGGTTGTCGTGCTCCTGGTGGCGCTTGCGACCGCGCTCGGCGTCTCCGTGGTGCTGCAGGAGCGGGCGCTTCGCCTCGGCAGCGCGCGCGCCGCCGATAAGTTCGACCTCGTCATCGGCGCCGGCGGCAGCGAGACACAACTCGTGCTCTCCTCCGTCTTCCTGCAGCCCTCGCCCCTGCCGCTGATGCCGGGCGAGGTGCTGGCAAAACTTGCCGCCGACCCCCGGGTCGACTGGGCGGCGCCGATCGGCTTTGGCGATTTCTTCTCCAGCTACCCGATCGTCGGTACGACAACAAAGATGTCGAACAAGCTGTCCGGCGATCTTGCCGAAGGCAAGGCTTTCACCCACGAAGGAGAGGCAGTGATCGGCTCCGCGGTCAGGCTTTCGCTCGGCGATGAAATCAAGCCGATGCACGGTTCGGCGGAAGAAGGGGGCGAGACCCACACCGAACTCGCTTATCATGTCGTCGGTCGCCTGCGGCCGACGGATACTGCCTGGGACCGGGCGATTCTCGTTCCTATTCAGGCAGTCTGGCACATTCACGGGCTGGAGGCGGAGGAGCATGCGGGAGACGCCGAAGAGGACGGACACGATCATGATCATGCAGGCGCCGATCGTGACGCGCACGATCATCATGGAAAGCTCGATCCGGAAGCCGTGCTGAAGGAGACCTGGGCCACAGATGCTCCAGGCCTTCCGGCCATCCTCGTCAAGCCGAAAACGATCGCCGATGCCTATAAGCTTCGACGGGATTATCGCAACGGCAATACCATCGCCGTCTTCCCCGGCGAGGTGCTGACAAATCTTTACGCCACGCTGGGCGACGCCAAGCAGATCCTTGTTGTGGTCGCTTCCGGCGCACAGGCTCTTGTCGCGGCCTCACTGGTCCTGGTCACGGTCATTCATATCGGCCAGCGCCGCCGCCAGATCGGCGCGCTCAGAGCCTTCGGCGCCCCGCGCGGCGCGATCTTCGGCATCGTCTTCCTGGAATTCTTCTTTCTGGTGGCAGTCGGCATAGCACTTGGATTTGCGCTCGGTTTCGCCGCGGCACTGACCTTGGCCGGCATGCTCTCGCAGACCAGCGGCATCGCCATGCCGGTTGGCTTCGCCCGGGAAGATGCCGAGCTTACGGGGGTGTTGCTCGCCTTTGCCGGTATTCTCGCCGCATTGCCGGCGGTGCTTGCCTACCGGCAATCGCCGGCGCAGGCGCTGAGGGCTTAA
- a CDS encoding ATP-binding cassette domain-containing protein, whose amino-acid sequence MLALDIENLDVTFPGLSSPALAIGRLSVEAGSRVAITGASGSGKSTFVNVVTGLERTRQGHIRWNGEDIAAFSESRRDRFRAVNIGLIMQEFHLFPGLSALENVLLPARLAGAATAAVIERAHVLLSTVNLSRPGQKIESMSRGEMQRVAIARALLRKPGVIIADEPTASLDAESGEAVGDLLLDLANAEGSTLIVVSHDQRLAGRLDRHITLSSGRISEDSIAAAGEAA is encoded by the coding sequence ATGCTCGCACTCGATATCGAAAACCTTGATGTCACCTTTCCGGGCCTCAGCTCGCCGGCGCTGGCAATCGGCCGCCTGTCGGTCGAGGCCGGCAGCAGGGTCGCTATCACGGGAGCATCAGGCTCCGGCAAGAGCACCTTCGTCAATGTCGTCACGGGTCTTGAGCGGACGCGGCAGGGCCATATCCGCTGGAACGGTGAGGATATCGCCGCTTTTTCGGAAAGCCGGCGCGACCGGTTCCGCGCCGTCAATATCGGCCTGATCATGCAGGAATTCCACCTTTTCCCCGGCCTGTCGGCACTCGAAAACGTGCTTCTGCCTGCCCGGCTTGCCGGCGCCGCGACGGCCGCCGTCATCGAGCGGGCGCATGTGCTTTTGAGCACGGTCAACCTGTCCCGGCCCGGCCAGAAGATCGAGAGCATGTCGCGCGGCGAGATGCAGCGCGTGGCGATCGCCCGCGCGCTGTTGCGCAAGCCCGGTGTCATCATTGCCGATGAGCCGACCGCGAGTCTTGACGCAGAAAGCGGTGAGGCCGTCGGCGATCTCCTCCTCGATCTTGCCAATGCCGAAGGCAGCACGCTGATCGTCGTTTCCCACGACCAGCGGCTCGCCGGCCGTCTCGACCGGCATATCACGCTCAGTTCCGGCCGGATCAGCGAGGATTCCATTGCCGCTGCGGGGGAGGCTGCATGA
- a CDS encoding alkaline phosphatase, with product MRTLLAAFTATTILAGAAQATTVYPLDRATILAGSPFDFKVEINKQVKPEDVKITVNGQDYKTVLGGEAQFIELEKGKEDNALGSALLLRGLKISAPGAYKIEVSAGDETKSVTWDVYETAAQPKAKNIIFLLGDGLSVAHRTAARIMSKGMTEGKANGRLNMDDLDHMAFIGTSATNAVATDSANTMSAFMTGHKTAVNALGVYADRTPAPLDDPRVETFGEAVRRMTKKSIGIVATSEIEDATPAAVVSHTRSRSEKADIVGMLLEVKPEVILGGGSAYFLGKEVAGSKRKDNQDYIKLFQDAGYKLATDKNELAANASADGKLLGLFHTGNMDVTLDREFLKKGTVDKFPNQPGLVEMTKVALDRLSKNADGFFLMVEGSSIDKMSHPLDWDRAVIDTIEFDKAIGVAREFQKAHPDTLIVVTGDHTHGVSIIGTVDDEKPGTEMREKVGTYAEAGFPNYKDENGDGYPDQVDVSRRLFLSANNGPDHYETFRPKLDGPFVPAVQNEKKEYVANEQYKDVPGAVFVQGNLPKSSESGVHAVDDVVLQSAGPGAEGFHGYMEQSDVYRVLADTFALGAKQTN from the coding sequence ATGCGTACGCTTCTTGCCGCCTTTACGGCCACCACCATCCTTGCGGGCGCCGCCCAGGCGACGACGGTCTATCCGCTCGATCGCGCCACGATTCTTGCCGGTTCGCCGTTCGATTTCAAGGTCGAGATCAACAAGCAGGTCAAGCCGGAAGATGTGAAGATCACGGTCAACGGTCAGGATTACAAGACGGTTCTCGGGGGCGAAGCGCAGTTCATCGAGTTGGAAAAAGGCAAGGAAGACAACGCCCTCGGTTCCGCTCTTCTGCTCCGCGGCCTGAAGATCTCCGCACCCGGCGCCTACAAGATCGAGGTCTCCGCCGGCGATGAGACGAAGTCGGTCACCTGGGACGTTTATGAAACAGCCGCTCAGCCGAAGGCCAAGAACATCATCTTCCTCCTCGGCGACGGCCTTTCCGTTGCGCATCGCACCGCCGCCCGCATCATGTCCAAGGGCATGACCGAGGGCAAAGCGAATGGCCGCCTGAACATGGACGATCTCGATCATATGGCCTTCATCGGTACGTCAGCGACGAATGCCGTCGCCACGGATTCGGCCAACACCATGTCGGCCTTCATGACGGGGCACAAGACGGCCGTCAACGCGCTCGGCGTCTATGCGGACCGGACGCCGGCTCCGCTCGACGACCCGCGCGTCGAAACCTTTGGCGAGGCTGTTCGCCGCATGACGAAGAAGTCGATCGGCATTGTCGCGACCTCCGAAATCGAGGATGCGACGCCAGCTGCGGTCGTTTCCCATACCCGCAGCCGCAGCGAAAAGGCCGACATCGTCGGGATGCTGCTCGAAGTGAAGCCGGAAGTCATCCTTGGCGGCGGCTCGGCCTATTTCCTCGGCAAGGAAGTCGCCGGTTCCAAGCGCAAGGACAATCAGGATTACATCAAGCTGTTCCAGGACGCCGGCTACAAGCTCGCGACCGACAAGAACGAGCTCGCCGCCAATGCATCGGCTGACGGCAAGCTGCTCGGCCTCTTCCACACCGGCAATATGGACGTGACGCTCGATCGCGAGTTCCTGAAGAAGGGCACCGTCGACAAGTTCCCAAACCAGCCGGGTCTCGTCGAGATGACCAAGGTTGCGCTCGACCGCCTCTCGAAGAATGCTGACGGCTTCTTTCTGATGGTCGAAGGCTCCTCGATCGACAAGATGTCCCATCCGCTGGATTGGGATCGTGCGGTTATCGACACTATCGAATTCGACAAGGCGATCGGCGTTGCCCGCGAATTCCAGAAGGCCCATCCGGACACTCTGATCGTCGTCACCGGCGACCACACGCATGGCGTATCGATCATCGGCACAGTCGACGACGAGAAGCCCGGCACGGAAATGCGCGAAAAGGTCGGCACCTACGCCGAAGCCGGCTTCCCGAACTACAAGGACGAAAATGGCGACGGTTATCCCGACCAGGTCGACGTCAGCCGCCGCCTGTTCCTCAGTGCCAACAACGGCCCCGATCATTATGAGACCTTCCGTCCGAAGCTCGATGGTCCTTTCGTTCCGGCCGTCCAGAACGAGAAGAAGGAATATGTCGCCAACGAACAGTATAAGGATGTTCCCGGCGCCGTCTTCGTACAGGGCAATCTTCCGAAGAGCAGCGAGAGCGGCGTTCACGCCGTCGACGATGTCGTGCTGCAGTCGGCCGGTCCGGGTGCCGAAGGCTTCCATGGTTACATGGAACAGAGCGACGTCTATCGCGTGCTCGCCGACACCTTCGCTCTCGGCGCCAAGCAGACGAATTGA
- a CDS encoding aspartate-semialdehyde dehydrogenase has protein sequence MGFKVAVAGATGNVGREMLNILSERGFPADEVVALASARSQGTEVSYGDRTLKVSNLENYDFSDTDICLMSAGGEVSKKFSPKIGQQGCVVIDNSSAWRYDADVPLIVPEVNPDAVTQFTKRNIIANPNCSTAQLVVALKPLHDFAKIKRVVVSTYQSVSGAGKDGMDELFNQTRAVFVADPIENKKFTKRIAFNVIPHIDSFMEDGYTKEEWKVLAETKKMLDPKIKVTCTAVRVPVFIGHSESVNIEFENEITADQARDILRDAPGCLVIDKRENGGYITPYESAGEDATYISRIREDATVENGLNMWVVSDNLRKGAALNAIQIAELLVNRGLVKPRKQAA, from the coding sequence ATGGGTTTCAAAGTAGCAGTTGCGGGAGCGACCGGAAATGTCGGCCGGGAGATGCTCAACATCCTCTCCGAACGCGGCTTCCCCGCCGATGAGGTCGTGGCGCTCGCCTCGGCGCGTTCGCAGGGCACCGAAGTGTCCTACGGCGACCGGACGCTGAAGGTTTCCAATCTGGAGAATTACGATTTCTCCGATACCGACATCTGCCTGATGTCGGCCGGCGGCGAGGTCTCCAAGAAGTTTTCCCCCAAGATCGGCCAGCAGGGTTGCGTGGTCATCGACAATTCCTCGGCCTGGCGCTATGACGCCGACGTGCCGCTGATCGTGCCGGAAGTGAACCCGGACGCCGTCACGCAGTTCACCAAGCGCAACATCATTGCCAATCCGAACTGCTCGACCGCGCAGCTGGTGGTGGCGCTGAAGCCGCTGCACGACTTCGCCAAGATCAAGCGCGTCGTCGTCTCCACTTATCAGTCGGTCTCCGGCGCCGGCAAGGACGGCATGGACGAGCTCTTCAATCAGACGCGCGCCGTCTTCGTTGCCGATCCGATCGAGAACAAAAAGTTCACCAAGCGCATCGCCTTCAACGTCATTCCCCACATCGATAGCTTCATGGAAGACGGCTACACCAAGGAAGAATGGAAGGTGCTGGCCGAGACGAAGAAGATGCTCGATCCAAAGATCAAGGTGACCTGCACGGCAGTGCGTGTGCCCGTCTTCATCGGCCATTCGGAATCGGTAAACATCGAGTTCGAAAACGAGATCACCGCCGACCAGGCCCGCGATATCCTGCGCGATGCCCCGGGCTGCCTCGTCATCGACAAGCGCGAGAACGGCGGCTACATCACGCCTTATGAATCCGCCGGCGAAGATGCAACCTATATCTCACGCATCCGCGAGGACGCGACTGTTGAAAACGGCCTCAATATGTGGGTTGTTTCCGACAACCTGCGCAAGGGCGCGGCGCTGAACGCCATCCAAATCGCCGAGCTGCTCGTCAATCGCGGCCTGGTCAAGCCACGCAAGCAGGCAGCCTGA
- a CDS encoding lytic murein transglycosylase: protein MRMTKLFLAAAAALFVLNAVPAFAQGLQCGNTSAGFDAWVADFKQTAAANGVSQSVLSRAFANVNYNKPTIAADRGQKSFKLSFDAFMQKRGGAAVISRGRSMKAANQALFASIERRFGVPAGPLIAIWGMETGFGSYMGNQHTLSAVSTLAYDCRRSEYFTDQLYAALQLVSEGYLSPQAKGAAHGEIGQTQFLPRNVVRFGADGDGDGRVDMVGSRADALASTANFLKGHGWRAGAGYQPGEPNFAAIQGWNAASVYQQAIAYIGQQIDGGR, encoded by the coding sequence ATGCGCATGACAAAGTTGTTTCTGGCGGCCGCTGCGGCACTGTTCGTCCTCAACGCGGTACCGGCGTTCGCGCAAGGACTTCAATGTGGCAATACCAGCGCCGGCTTCGACGCCTGGGTCGCCGATTTCAAGCAGACGGCAGCGGCTAATGGCGTCAGCCAATCCGTGCTCAGCCGTGCCTTCGCTAACGTCAACTACAACAAGCCGACGATCGCCGCCGATCGCGGCCAGAAAAGCTTCAAACTCTCCTTCGACGCCTTCATGCAGAAGCGCGGCGGTGCCGCCGTCATTTCCCGCGGCCGTTCGATGAAAGCGGCCAACCAGGCCCTTTTTGCCTCGATCGAACGTCGCTTCGGCGTTCCCGCCGGTCCGCTGATCGCAATCTGGGGCATGGAGACCGGTTTTGGCAGCTATATGGGCAACCAGCATACGCTATCGGCTGTGTCGACCCTTGCTTATGACTGCCGTCGTTCGGAATATTTCACCGACCAGCTCTATGCGGCACTCCAGCTCGTCTCCGAGGGTTATCTGAGCCCGCAGGCCAAGGGTGCCGCCCATGGTGAAATCGGCCAGACGCAGTTTCTGCCGCGCAACGTCGTGCGCTTTGGCGCCGACGGCGACGGCGACGGCCGGGTCGACATGGTCGGCTCCCGCGCCGATGCGCTGGCCTCGACAGCGAATTTCCTCAAGGGCCACGGCTGGCGTGCCGGCGCCGGCTATCAGCCGGGGGAGCCGAATTTCGCTGCGATTCAGGGCTGGAACGCCGCCAGCGTCTATCAGCAGGCGATCGCCTATATCGGACAGCAGATCGACGGCGGCAGATAA
- a CDS encoding carbonic anhydrase gives MQRFPNTLLNGYRNFMNGRYADARDRYRQLAENGQSPSTLVIACSDSRAAPELIFDAGPGELFVIRNVANMVPPYEPDGHFHSTSAALEFAVQALKVSDIVVMGHGRCGGIRAALDPNAEPLSPGDFIGRWMSLVRPAAEQIQSNDVMTAAERQTALERVSIRNSIDNLRSFPNIKALEEAGNLHLHGAWFDISTGELWVMDADTRDFIRPEI, from the coding sequence ATGCAGCGTTTTCCAAACACCCTTCTGAACGGTTATCGCAACTTTATGAACGGGCGTTATGCCGACGCCCGCGACAGGTATCGGCAACTTGCCGAAAACGGCCAGAGTCCGAGTACGCTTGTCATTGCCTGTTCGGACTCGCGTGCGGCTCCCGAGCTGATCTTCGATGCCGGCCCGGGCGAGCTTTTCGTCATCCGCAACGTTGCCAACATGGTGCCGCCCTACGAGCCGGACGGCCATTTCCATTCGACATCGGCCGCTCTTGAATTTGCCGTGCAGGCGCTGAAGGTTTCGGACATCGTCGTGATGGGCCATGGCCGCTGCGGCGGGATTCGGGCGGCACTCGATCCGAATGCCGAGCCACTATCGCCCGGCGATTTCATCGGCCGGTGGATGTCGCTGGTCAGACCCGCAGCCGAGCAGATCCAGAGCAATGACGTGATGACCGCGGCCGAGCGGCAAACTGCGCTCGAGCGTGTCTCCATCCGCAACTCGATCGACAATCTCAGAAGCTTTCCCAATATCAAGGCGCTGGAAGAAGCCGGGAATCTTCATCTTCACGGCGCTTGGTTCGACATCTCGACAGGTGAGCTCTGGGTGATGGACGCGGACACGCGTGACTTCATTCGTCCCGAGATCTAG